The Desulfovibrio sp. UIB00 DNA window GGCCCGCCCACCACCACGTATTCCAACCCCAGCGCTGGCGGCGAGGGCAGCTCATGGGAATCGCAGCCGGTATTCAACCTGTCGCTCATGTGGCAGGGCATTGACGACATGACCTTGCGGGCCGGTTTTTCGCAGGGGTTCAGGGTACCCAACCTTCAGGAAAAATATATCATTTCCAGCATGGGCGGTGGCACAATTGAACCCAACGCATCACTCAAGCCCGAGCACTCCAACAACTGGGAAGTGGGCGCGCGCTACGCGGCACACGGGCTGGCTCTTGATGCGTCACTTTTCTACACTGTGGCTACGGACTACATTGCCACCGAACAGACTGGTAGCACTACCTACCGCTACCGCAACGTCAGCTCGGCCAAAACCCACGGTATGGAACTGAGCGGCAGCTATGACCTGCCCTTCGGCTTCACCCCCTACGTTTCCGCTACCTGGATGAAACGCCAGTATGACAACGGCGACTACACCACGTGGAAAACCGGCGTACCGGAATGGACAGGCCGGGCAGGCGTGCGCTCGCTCCACTCCGTCACTGATGACGTGGATATCATCGGCGATGTTTACGCCCGTTTTGCCAGCCAGACCCAGACTGAAAGCGGCTCCAGCCGTATCGAATATAAGAACGATGCGTGGACAACGGCCAACGCAATGCTGGGCGCAAAGTTCGGCAAAGAAAAACAGTACATGGTTGTGGGCGAAGTGCTTAACATTTTTAACCAAAAGTACAGCCTTGAACCCAATGCCGCCATTTACGAACCGGGAGTTCACGCCAACATCAAGGTAAGTGTGGAATTTTAAATCAGGTATCCGCCCTTGTATTGATATTGAATTTCGTATTCATTTTCTATACAAGGGCGGATATTGGAGTTGCACCATGAATGAACTGGTCCATCGATACTGGAGCGCCCACGAGCTCGTTGTCATTGGGGTTTTTTCCGCTGCGGCCAAGGTTTCCACGCTGCTGGTGGCCCTGGCCGGGGGCGGCATGAATCCGGTTTCGCTGCTGCTGAAAAACCTGATCTACACGACCCTGCTGGTGGTAATGCTCTACAGGGTGCGCAAGGCAGGAACCTTGCTGCTGTTCTCTCTGGTCAGCATGCTCGTAAGCGCCCTCTTGCTGGGGGCCAGCATCACCCTGCTGCCCGCGATCTTGCTTGGCGCTTTCATGGCCGAGGCATCTGTCGCCCTTTGCGGCGGCTACGGTCGGGCATGGGGCCCGG harbors:
- a CDS encoding MptD family putative ECF transporter S component, producing MNELVHRYWSAHELVVIGVFSAAAKVSTLLVALAGGGMNPVSLLLKNLIYTTLLVVMLYRVRKAGTLLLFSLVSMLVSALLLGASITLLPAILLGAFMAEASVALCGGYGRAWGPVLAVGVFDIASRVCSLGISWLFMRENPSLLMAAVPVVILGYLGAAAGLFTGYNAVKELRHAGIVRQ